The Wolbachia endosymbiont of Ctenocephalides felis wCfeT genomic interval TTATAAGGAAGTGGTATATACGATTCAAAAAAGGCAATTACATTTACAGTATGCACAGTTTGCTATGGGTGTTGCATTGTCAGGTGCTTCGACTTGTATGGTTTCTAGTAGTTTTGTATGGCCAGCAACTATACTTTCTACACCTGAAGAAGCGCTTGCAGCTGCTTGTATTACAATATTAGTAGGCTTATTATTATTAGGAGGGGGGATATTCGTTACTTTTAATGCTTTTAGTAAGTTGGACGACATTAAAACTTCTCAACATAAAGAAACAGTAACTTGTGTTAGCTAGAACCAAAAGTTGATACCCTGAAAGCAGAGAACAATAAATTAAGAGCAAAAATAATTGAGCTATTGCTTTCACAAGGGCACTAAGGTCTTAATGGTCTTGTGCCCTTGTGAAAGCAATAGCTCATTTTGAGTGAGCTTGATTATTTACTTCTATAACCATGGCTCTGTATCTCAGTACTACTTAAATTACTGCTAGGAACTTCAATATCCCAGTCACGAGCTTTACCTGTCTTTCATGCTTGGATAAATTGCAAATGAGTATTATCCACTTTTTCCTTAGTAAATTCCTCTTTGGGCAGTGATTTTTCATGAGATGCTTCTTTTTTTCCTGTAAGCAATCTTGCAATTACATTCAACAAGGACAAATTACTATCCACATTTACTGCTACAGAATGCTGTAAAGATTTAGGTTGCTCCGTACTTATAGCTGGCAAACCTGCTACAGGATCTACTGCTGTATGTGCGATTGTATTTATCAATAATGATGGCTTACTTGCTCCACTTACGGCATTTGAAGCGTCAATACTGCGATGTCTACGACCACTATTTGCTTCCCGTTGATTCAATAGATCTGAAGGAGCTTTACCAGAATTGTCTTCATTAACGGCATTAACGATAGCTCCTCTTTCTACAAGGTACTCAATTATATTCTCTTCACCGCTTTCAGCAGCAGAGTGTAAAGGAGTTATTCCAGCCTTATCGGACAGCATTAATGTCTATTCCTTTGCAAGAAAGAAGTAATTCTACTATATCTTTTCGGCCTTTTTCAGCAGCCAAGTGTAGAGGAGTCTTACCACTTCTTTCCTCAGTTACATTAACATCAGCGCCTTTATTTATCAAAAAGCTTGCTACCTCCAATTGATCTACCTCAATTGCGTATAATAAAGGCGCGCTATGATATCTTCCTCCAACATTAATGTTAGCACCGCTATTCAAGAGAAGTTCTACCATATTTAAGTTTCCCTCTACAATTGCTGCATGCAAAGGCTTACCAAAACGTTCTACATCAGAATTAACATCAGCTCCTTTTTCTATAAGGTACTCTGCTATATCTAAGTCACCTTGGTAAGCAGCAGCATGTAAAAGTGTCTCGCCAATATGGTTCCTAGTATTAACATTTGCACCTTTCTCAATGTATTCTTTAACCTTTTCAAGATTAGGCTCTTCTACAGCATCAACTAGTTCTAAGTTGAGCTGTTCCGGAAATATCGTTGTGCTAGTAGTTTCTTGTAATTCTATAATTTGCTGCTCCGTTGTAACTTGTTCTTCTTCACTAGCTCCTTTTTCTATAAGGTACTCTCTAATGCCTGAATGAGGATACCAATTAGCTATATGCAAAAGTGGCTGTCCATACTGATTTCTAACATTAACATCAGCACCTTTCTCAACAAGCTCTTTTACTTTCTTAAGATCATTTTGTTCTACAGCATTAATGAGCGATAAGTCGAGTCCAGGATCTAGGTCATGAGATATTGTAGTACTAGCTTGAGTAGTAACTTTTTGATCATTCCACTTTCCACTTACCAGCTCATGTTCACTTAACCATAAATTAAAAATAAGTTCTCCTATATCAAATATACTCCGCTTTGAACGATTTTCACTAACTGTTGTACTGTTAAAATTTAAAGACTGTGATTGTTCACCAGTACTATTTTGTTGAGTTGTATTTTGCTTACTTAATCCCATTTTCACCCCCTTAAGTTGAGACAATTAAACTATTTATGCTTAAAATTAAATAACTTATATAAAATTTTAAGTACGCATATATTTTACATAAGCATTTTTAATGTCAACAGATTTTTATGTAAAATGTTTATAAATAAAAACTTATATGTCAGATGTGTAGTCCAAGAGTATAATGGTATGGATTAAGCATAAATAATTCAGCACCCTTACTTGGATGCAGTAGTTCTCAAGGAATTACCCTTCTAAACTCCAAATTGTTTTTTGTAATGTTGTCTATGTTGTTCGTACAGTCGTGCATCACACGCTGTAATGACAGCTTTTGGAGCAATAAGAAAAATGGGGCAGTTTGCCCCATTTATTATTAGAATCCGCCCATGCTGCCCATTGCACCTGCACCCATAGGAGATGTAGCGTCTTCTTTATTTGGCACATCAACTATCATGGATTCAGTGGTAATGAGAACACTTGCAACAGACATAGCTGTTTCAAAAGCAATACGAACTACTTTTGCTGGATCAATAACACCAGCGGTGAATGCATTAGCATAATCCATAGCTTCAACATTGTATATAAGCTCTCTGTCGTTTTGTTTAATTAGATGATTAATTATAACAGCAGGTTCAAGACCAGCATTTTTAACCAATCTCTTAATCGGAGCACTCAGAACTTTTTTGATAATATTTATCCCTATTTGTTCCTCGTCGTTTGCACCTTTTAACTTATCAAGAGCAGATGAAGCATAAAGAAGTGCAACTCCACCACCTGGAACTATTCCTTCTTCGATTGCAGCTCTTGTTGCATGCAATGCATCTTCAACTCTATCTCTACGCTCTTTAACTTCTACTTCAGTTGCTCCACCAACTTTGAGCACTGCAACACCACCTGATAATTTCGCTAAACGTTCTCTTAGCTTTTCTTTATCGTAGTCAGAAGTTGAAGCGTCAATTTGAGATTTGATTTGCTCAATTCTAGCTTTTACTGTGTCAGATTCACTATTTTCACTAACAATTGTAGTGTTATCTTTAGTGATTTTAACATTTTTAGCAGTACCAAGATCTTCAAGACTTAAATCTTCCATCTTGATTCCAAGTTCGTCTTTTATGACATATTTAGCACCAGTCAAAGTTGCTATGTCTTCAAGCATTTCTTTTCTTCTGTCGCCAAAACCTGGAGCTTTTACTGCAGCAACTTTTAAACCACCACGCAATTTATTGATAACCAAAGTACTTAGTGCTTCACCTTCAATATCCTCTGCGATAATAAGTAGAGGTCTACCAGATTTAACAATAGCTTCAAGAATAGGCAGTAAAGGTTGAATAATGTTAAGTTTTTTTTCTGTTATGAATAAATATGGATCGTCAAGTTCCACCAGCATTTTTTCATTGTTTGTAATAAAGTATGGAGAAAGATAACCACGATCAAACTGCATACCGGTAGTAAGTTCAACTTCTAATTCTTTAGAGCCCTTACTTTCCTCAACAGTGATCACTCCTTCTTTTCCAACTTTTTTGACGGAATCAGCAATGCTACTACCAATATCTTTGTCGCCATTTGCAGAAATGATTGCAACTTGTGCCACTTCATCCATTTTCTCCAAGGAAATTGTACGAGACATTGATGCAATTTCTTTTAATACCACCTCTTTTGCCTTTTGCATTCCGTTTTTGATACAAATACTATCATTTCCAGCAGCAATTGATTTCATAGCTTCCATTATCATGTTGCTAGTTAGTATTGAACACGTTGTTGTGCCATCACCAACTTTGTCATTGCATTGAGAAGCACTCTGAGCAATAAGATTTACTATGGCAGCCTCTGCTCGATCTTCAGGTTTTATACTTTTTGCTGCTTTATAACCATCTTTTGTACCTTCTGGTGAACCATAAGGCTTATCAATTATAACTATCCCTCCTCTGGGACCCGCAGTTGCTCCGACGGTAAATTCCACTATTTCTGCACCTTTACGAACAACGTTTCGCAGATGCTCGCCTGATATTACCACATTAGTAGTAGTCATTTTATCACCTCTTAATTAATAAAAAAATTTAAAAAACTATAATAAATAATGCGTATTGCTACGCCTTGTTTTAATTTAATCAAAATAAAAATTGCTACTCATTAATAACAGCAAGTATATCTGACTCTTTCATTACAATAAATTTCTGGTCATCATGCTTTATTTCTGTTCCGGCATATGTACGATAAAACACTTTATCACCAGCTTTTACAGTTAAAGATACACGTTCACCGCTTGAATTACGCGAACCTTCACCAGTTGCGATAATTTTACCTTTTACAGGTTTTGCCTCAGCGCTTGATGGTAACATAATCCCACCCTTATTTTCTTCGCTAATAGGCTCTATCAGTACGCTGTCATGCAGCACTTTTAAGTTTACATTTGACATTTACTTTTCCTCAATAAGTTAACTTATTAGTTATATATATACTTGGAAAGTATATTTCAAGGGCTATAATCTATAAATATGCGATTAGAAGCAAATTTTTAGAATTTTTATGAGTTATATACCATTACCAAATCGTGGTGTGATAGCACTATACGGACCAGATACGAAAAATTTTTTGCAGGGTATTATAACCAATGATATCAATAAATTAAATGATCAGAAAGCTATCTATTCTTTATTGCTCAACCCTCAAGGAAAATATTTATATGACTTTTTTCTTATTGAGTATGATAAATACATTTTTTTGGAGTGTGAAAAGGCACATTTGCAGCAATTGATTGAAAAATTAGACTTGCTTAAAACATACCTAAAAGTAAGAATCAAAGATGTCAGTTTGCTATATAAGATTGTGGTTCTACTTGACTCTAAATTAAATGAATGTAGCAGTGAGTCGCAAATCATTTTTCAAGATCCAAGACACTCTTCGTTAGGAATGAGAATAATACATAAAGATGAAATAAAAGAGCCAGTTATGGATTTTTGCGAATATGAAAAAATCAGAATTCAAAATCTCATTCCAGATGGCGCAAAAGATATGGTACAAAATTCGTCATTTCCACTGCAATATTTAATTGATCAGGTAAATGGTATAAGTTTCACTAAAGGGTGTTATATAGGTCAAGAAGTTGTGAATCGTATGAATCGTGTGAGAGTTCAAGAAGGAGCGCTGAGAAGAAGGCTTTATCTTATTAAAGGAGATGATGCACTTCCAAGTATTGGCACAAAAATAACAAATAATAATGATGAAGAAGTAGGGGAGTTACGTTCTAGTATAGATAATATAGGTCTTGCATTACTTAGCAGTGCTAAAGATCATATAGATTTGCGTGTTGGCGGAGTTAAAGTTATAGCCCTTCTTGTAGCAACTGAAGGAGAGCAAGACGAGAAAATTAAGAAGATATGAAACATATATCTGGAAGCGATTTAATAGACCAATTGCCTGCTATAAAGATGCATGGCACTGGTAACAATTTTGTGATTATAGATTCACGCTCACGTCTGTACGAACATTGCAATACGGTACCGACAGTGCGTGCTGTACGAACATTTACGCAAGAAGTGGTGTCATCCCAGTGCTTGACACTGGGATCCAGAAATCTTGATTATAATTACAGAGAGATTGCTAGTAAGAACAATTGCGATCAGGTCATAGTAATAACTAACTCCAGCATAGCAGACTGCTTTATGCATATTTACAATGCTGATGGCAGCAAAGCTGAAATGTGCGGAAATGCAGCGCGTTGTGTTGGATATCTGCTAATGTTAGAAAGTAATACCGAGCATGCCACCATTGAATTAATCAATAAACGCATCTTAGAATGCTTTAGAGTAGGTAATAAGTCCATAAAGGTCAATATGGGCAAACCGTTATTCAAATGGCATGAAATCCCTTTATCTACTAAATGCGATACCCTTCATTTACCTATTGAAGTTGAAGTATTAAAAGATCCAGTGGCTGTAAATATCGGTAATCCTCACATAATTTTTTTTGTTGATAATGTAGATGAGGTGCCACTGCAGAGTTTGGGACCAAAACTGGAAAATCATACGTTATTTCCTCAAAAAGTTAATGTTAGCGTTGCACAAATTGAAAAATCTGGAGAAATAAACTTAAGAACTTGGGAAAGAGGTACGGGCATCACTGCTTCATGCGGTAGTGCGGCTTGTGCGGCACTGGTTGCATCTATACTTCGTGGGTATATTACTGCTCAACAGGCTACAGTAAACTTAGCAGGAGGTAAGTTGTTAATTGAGTGGAAAAATGACATATATATGACTGGCGATATAGGGTTTTAAACAACCTTTTCTTTATTCATCACTTCTAATACTTTTTTACCAATCACTGCAGGCGTTTCTGCAATAGCAATACCAGCACTTTTCATAACCTCAAGTTTTGCACCAGCACTTCCACCACTTGAAGAGATAATTGCTCCGGCATGTCCCATACGCCTTCCAGGAGGTGCTGTTTGCCCAGCGACAAAACCAACAATTGGTTTTTTGGTTTTTTCTGTTTTTACAAAATGCGCTACATCCTCTTCTTCATTCCCACCTATTTCACCAATGACTACAATACCGTGAGTATCATCATCTTTTAAAAAGAGCTCCATGCAGTCAACAAATGTCATACCATGAACAGGATCTCCTCCAATTCCAATACACGTTGATTGGCCAAGACCAACTGCCGTTGTTTGTGCCACTGCTTCATAGGTTAAAGTTCCAGAACGAGACATAATTCCTACATGCCCACGCTTATGAATATGGCCTGGCATAATTCCTATTTTGCATTCTTGAGGTGTGATAATTCCAGGACAGTTAGGACCAATAAGCCGGCTTTTTGAATCCATAAGTGCACGCTTAACTTTTACCATATCAAGTATAGGAATACCCTCTGTAATACAGACTATTAACTCTATTCCAGCATCTATCGCTTCAAGTATAGCGTCTGCAGCGAATTTAGCAGGTACATATATTACTGTAGCATTTGCATCAGTTTTGTCTTTTGCTTCTGCTACAGTGTTAAAAATTGGCAGATTAAGGTGAGTGCTCCCACCTTTTCCAGGAGTTACACCACCAACCATTTTTGTTCCATAAGCGATAGCTTGCTCAGAATGAAACGTACCTTGTGCACCAGTGAAACCCTGGCATATTAATCTCGTATCTTTATTTACTAATACAGACATATTTTTTACTTAACCTCTTTTACTATTTTTTGTGCAGCCTCATCAAGCTCATCTGCAGCAATAATATTTAATCCCGATTCCTCTAAGATTTTTTTTCCTTCTTTGAAATTAGTACCTGATAACCTCACCACTAGAGGAACTTTAATGCTCATCTCTTTTGCAGCTTCAACAATGCCATTTGCAATGATATCGCAACGCATTATGCCGCCAAATATGTTTACCAAAATCCCTTTTACGTTGCTATCAGATAATATTATCTTAAATGCCTCAGTAACAGTTTCTTTGCTTGCTCCTCCACCAACATCCAAAAAGTTAGCCGGCTCAGCTCCATAGTACTTTATTATGTCCATTGTTGCCATAGCAAGACCTGCACCGTTTACCATACAACCAATGCTACCATCCATCTTTATATAGCTTAACCCAAACTTAGAAGCTTCTATTTCTTCTTTTACTTCTTCATCTAAATCACGCAATTCTAAGATATCTGGATGACGATATAGAGCATTGTCATCAAAGTTAATTTTGGCATCAAGTGCAATAAAATCTCCTGAGTTTGTTTCAACTAGAGGATTAATCTCTATTTGACTTGCATCAGTTGCAATAAATGCATCGTATATATTTTTTGCAACATTTGTTATCTTTTCTACTTGTTCTGAATTAAGGCTAAAACTTGATTCTAACTTATTCCTATCAAAGCTTGTGAAGCCAGCGGCAGGATCAATGTCTATTTTCACGATTTTATCAGGAGAGCTTTTTGCTACTTCTTCAATATCCATTCCACCTTCTGAAGAAAATATAAATGTTGGCCTGCTTAATTTTGGATCAACTACTATACTCAAATAGTATTCTTTTTTAATGCTTGAGCCCTCTTCGATATATACTCTTTTTACTTCTTGCCCGCTTGGCCCGGTCTGGTGAGTAACTAAAGTCATGCCGAGCATGCTCTTGATGAACTGTTTAGCTTCTTCAATTGTTTTTGCAAGTTTTACGCCACCTGCTTTACCTCTACCACCTGCATGAATTTGAGCTTTAACCACAAATATATCAGAATTTAATTGATCTATTTGTGACTCTATTCCTTTTGCAGATGTAGTAACAAAACCTTTTGGTACCGGAACGTTAAATTTATGCAAAACTTCCTTTGCTTGATATTCGTGAATATTCATAAAATAACCTAAAATTACCAACCGTAACGCTGTCTTCTACACTCTTGCTGATGCTTCTTTTTTCTTGCTTCAGCTTTCTTTTTAGCTCTCTTTTCTGATTTCTTTTCATGATATTGTTTTTTCATTTTCAATCCTCTCCCTTCCTTTTGAATTGTTTTCTTCAATGCTGGAAAGGCTCTATCTACATCACCATGATGAACTGATACTTCAATCAAATTCTGTACCTCCGTGTGGTTAAAAATCATTTATAAATTAGAAAGTTAACATTGTCAATTATTTTATAAATTTTAGCAAGAAAGCTTACAATAGTATTTGCTTTGTAGTTTTGCTAGCCTTGTCTGAAAAAGCCATATCCAGAGAGTTTTTAATTTTTTTCCGTATTTCTTGATCATTTGCATGGCTTATAGTTGTAGCTTTTTCAATTTTTTCTAATGCTTCCTTATATGAGTCCTCATATATATCAATATCTATCGACTGCAATATTATGAGAAATGAAAATAGGTTCGGGTCGGGTATTTTATTGTAGTTCAAAAAGCATAATAACATTTTCTTTACACAGTATTCTATCGCTTTTAATGATAGAGAAAAGATTTTTACATAAAATATAAAACTTTCCATGATCATATCTTTTGATTTCTTAGATAGTTTAATATTTTTAAACAGTTCTTTTGCGAATTTTTCTATTGGTTGTTTTGGCAGATGCAAAGAGAAATCAGTGAAAGACCTTAAGTCAAAATTTGAGCCAAGTATTGTATTAATGGCCTTAGGAACGTTGCTTTTATCCATGCTTATGGAAATAATGAACACAAGACCTTTTATGCCTAGCATGTATTTTATAGATTCTAGAAAATCAACAATAAATTTAGGACGGCATATATCTAAGTTATCGACCATTATATAAATGTTTTTGCCATTTCTAATTTTACCAATAACTTTTGCTAATTCTGTTTTAAAATCATTAATATTTTCTTCTCTTCTCTGCAGGTTATTCAATTCTCTGAGCACAGCACCTATATCTTTTTTATCGGCCTCTTTAGTGGCATCTAGCAATACAGAAAGCATAGCAAGTGGGGATTTGCTGATCAATTTTCCCAATGTATTTAAAGAAAACAACTCTTGGTTTATATTCTTGAACTGCTGTACAATACTCCCCTTTACTTCATATGATGCAAACAGATCTTCGAATAAAAAATTTAAAAAAGAAGGAAGTGGTTGGTCTAGCGCATTAATATCCCATGCACTGTAATAAGCTGCAATTTCACCTTGTTGTTTTAATTCTTTTACCCATTCTTTTAGAAAAAAGGTCTTACCCCATCCATCATATCCCTCTAGAGATATTATCGTAAAAGATTCTTCAACTGTTCTGATTATAGTGTTGAATTTGTTCGCGATTTGCTTATAGTTTAGAAGATCATTTTCCCAAGCTACTACTATTTGAGGTGGCTCATTTTTTCTACGTTTTACAATCGATATAAGTTTTTTAAAGCACATACCTCATCCTATTTTTCATACTCTTTTCTTGAAGTTAGTGCTGCTTTCAGCGTTCCTTCATCCAAATAATCAATTTCTCCACCCATTGGTATACCATAGGCAAGGTGTGATATTTTCACATTTAGATTCCTAAGTAACTCAATTATATACTGTGCAGTCACCTGACCCTCCAGCGTTGGATTGATGGCAATAATTATTTCTTCAGTTTTAGATTCTGTTACTCTTTTTAAAATGTTATCAAGATTGAGCTCTTTTGGACCTATGCCATTTATTGCAGACAATCTACCACCTAAAACATGGTACATGCCTAAATATATACTTCCCTTTTCAAGCGCCCATAAATCACCTATTTCTTCTACTATGCAAAGCATTTTGTAGTCGCGTTTTGGATTAGTGCAAATAGCACATGGGGATTTTACATCTAAGTTCCCACAAACTTCGCATTCGATTATACAATCTGCTAATTCTTTAATCATAGATGCAATCGGTAGCATAATTTTTTCTTTGTTTTGGAGTAAATATGTTACCAACCTGCGAGATAATGATGGTCCTAGACTTGGCAGTTTAGAGAAAGCATTAATCAAATTTTTGATATTAATGTTCATTAAGTAAATTCAGAACAGATTATTAAATGTAACATTAAACCCTCTATAAAGAAAGTGAGAAATCTGCTTTTATATGCTAATTTAAATATTAAAATTATTAAATCTTTAACTATTATATTTTATAATGGCTTCATGTTACATTTTCGAAGGATTGTTATTTATAATTTTCTGCTGCAGTAGCTGCAAGAACTGCAATAAGCTTCAGCTGGTGAAGTCTTTTGAGTGGTAAATATAATTTAGTATAAAGTTTTAGGAGATTAATATGTTAAAACATAGTGACAAAAATAGGTATTCTGATGAATTCTCTGACAGATATACTAATAAGAGAATAAGTAAGGAAGGTTTAAATACTAAAATTACTGGGAATATTACCGAACATCAAACCTCTACTGAAGAAGGTAAAACTGAGGATCATATCATCAATGATAAAAAAAGAAGTATCGCAGATATAAAGGACAAAATAGAAGAAAAAATAAAAGAACTGATAGGGGGAGGAGACAAGGGAGAGGGAGGAGATAAGAAAGGGGGAGGTGAAGGAGAAGGTGAGGGTGAAGAAGGTAAGAAGGAGGTAGGGGGAGGTGAAGAAGGAGAAGGAGGTAAGAAGGAGGTAGGAGAAGGTGAAGAAGGAGAAGGTGAAGAAGGTAAGAAGGAGGTAGGGGGAGGAGATAAGAAAGATCAGGCAAGCGAAATCGATAAGATGAGAAAAGAAGTTGAACAGGCAAAAGAAGCGCTTACGCAGTGTAAAATTTCAAAGGCAGAGGCGGAAGCTGAAGCTGCATGTATGAAAAAGATGCTTGAGCAATGTGAAAAAGGGGCTAAGGAAGGTGTAACACATCCTAGCATGAATCAAGAAGAGCTTGATAAAATTAAAGAAGATATTGATGCGGTTAAAAAAGACCTTAGAGGAGTAAAAGATAGTCTTGATGGAGTTATAAAAGATCAAGAGCCTGGACCGGCTTTGTTGCATCGCTCTTTGGATAGGAGGCAATGCATAATAAATTCATAAAGCTATCTCAAATTTAGCCATGCCTATTTCAGTAAATTTGTTCAGCAAATAACACTTGAGTAGCATTTCTTTCTCACGGTTAATCTCAGATTTGTTCCTAAAACTAAACCCAAATGTTTGCTTCAGTCGCGAGAAAAAACTTTCTATATAAGATCTCTTCCCATAATTTATCTCTTTTTTCCACTTCTTCATACCATCTTCACCATATGACTTTATGAACTTGATTGTAGAATTTCTCTCAGCCATATAATCCAGCTTTGGATGCTCCACTGCATTGTTTTGCAGAGGAATTTTTGTCTTTATGCCAAGCTCATTGCACAATTTGTATAACTTCTTTCGATTATATGCTCTGTCTGCATATAGTGTGCTTATATTGTATTTAGCATTAGCCCTTGCAATAAGATCACAGGCTCCATAGTGGTCAGAATAAACTCCACTACTGTATTTTGCAGCTATGACTTTTTTGCTACCTATCTCCAGCATTACATGCAATTTTCTTGTTTGCTTATAGCCACGGTACTTTCTATCTGTACCGTTTGCCTTACTATGGCCTGGAATATTATTGTAGATGCTTATTCCAGTGCTATCTATGGCGATCTCAATATTTTCCATACTGTTTTTATCATGTCTTCGATCATTAATTTTTAAGTTAAGCTTTTTGAATCTTCTGGAAGCCTGGGAATAGCTGATAACTTGCAAATTTTTTCCTATTTGCTCAAGGTATCCCGCTATAAACCCCACCGTTTGTCTTAGGCCTATTCTAAACAAATAAGTTATTATGTGAATTAGAATTACGACTTTATCACTATAAATATTGTTGCCACCGGCCATTTTGGGACTTTTTTTGTACCAATTTTCTATGGCATCGTTGACGTAATAAAAAATATTTCCTCTTTCTTGGAGAAATTTGTTATATTCGTAGCAGTTACTGACTTTCATTTTGACTGGCATATTTTTCCTTTGTCGGTTAAATGCCTGTTTATAATGAATTTTGTCAGTAACTCCCAGTTCTTTTTACTTTAGCTATGCAACAAAGCCGCCTGGACCTGACAAAAATGATCCTGATGAGGTTATAAAAGGTCAAGAGCCTGGGCCTGACAAGAATGATCCTGATGAGGTTATAAAAGATCAAAAGCCTGATCTGGAAAAAGAACAAGGTGATAGTGATACATGTGCCAGTGAAAAAAACAAATCAGCAGGTATTATTATAGCTGAAAAAATTACCGAGGATCATACTTCACATTCAAGATGTGGAAAGTACTCTAAAAAATATGACGAGAAAGAGCAAGTCGGTTATGATGGTTTTCATTCGGCGGATATAGCGGAAATACTTTTTTTTGAAATATATAATAATCCTAAAATTATGAACCTTATAGAAGAAGACAAGTACTATCCTACAAATGCTGTGTTTGCTTTTACAGGTCATATTGAAAGTTCAATTGATAGTTGCATAACTTGTAGAGAGTGCGAATTGACAGAAGAGCCTATCTGTCAAAGCGATAGAACTGTTAAGAGCGTTTGCTTTGTTGGTAGTGGCACTCCAGGGAAGTTTTTTACTAAATCATGCCCTAACTTAGTTAACAAGTCTGATAGTAAGGAGGAAATAACAGTAAGACAAGTTGCACCATTAATACTTATTAAAAATATTAGTTATGAAGATAGAAGTGAATATGATCAAATGTTAGATAAGGAGGGTAATACCACTGGAGCGCATTATACTGACCTACTTGCCTATATAGAGAATGATGGTAACATAACAAGCGATTGTGCGGATGATAATAGATGTCTAGAGTTTGTTGAAATCA includes:
- the sucC gene encoding ADP-forming succinate--CoA ligase subunit beta; translated protein: MNIHEYQAKEVLHKFNVPVPKGFVTTSAKGIESQIDQLNSDIFVVKAQIHAGGRGKAGGVKLAKTIEEAKQFIKSMLGMTLVTHQTGPSGQEVKRVYIEEGSSIKKEYYLSIVVDPKLSRPTFIFSSEGGMDIEEVAKSSPDKIVKIDIDPAAGFTSFDRNKLESSFSLNSEQVEKITNVAKNIYDAFIATDASQIEINPLVETNSGDFIALDAKINFDDNALYRHPDILELRDLDEEVKEEIEASKFGLSYIKMDGSIGCMVNGAGLAMATMDIIKYYGAEPANFLDVGGGASKETVTEAFKIILSDSNVKGILVNIFGGIMRCDIIANGIVEAAKEMSIKVPLVVRLSGTNFKEGKKILEESGLNIIAADELDEAAQKIVKEVK
- the rpsU gene encoding 30S ribosomal protein S21, coding for MIEVSVHHGDVDRAFPALKKTIQKEGRGLKMKKQYHEKKSEKRAKKKAEARKKKHQQECRRQRYGW
- a CDS encoding P-loop NTPase fold protein — translated: MCFKKLISIVKRRKNEPPQIVVAWENDLLNYKQIANKFNTIIRTVEESFTIISLEGYDGWGKTFFLKEWVKELKQQGEIAAYYSAWDINALDQPLPSFLNFLFEDLFASYEVKGSIVQQFKNINQELFSLNTLGKLISKSPLAMLSVLLDATKEADKKDIGAVLRELNNLQRREENINDFKTELAKVIGKIRNGKNIYIMVDNLDICRPKFIVDFLESIKYMLGIKGLVFIISISMDKSNVPKAINTILGSNFDLRSFTDFSLHLPKQPIEKFAKELFKNIKLSKKSKDMIMESFIFYVKIFSLSLKAIEYCVKKMLLCFLNYNKIPDPNLFSFLIILQSIDIDIYEDSYKEALEKIEKATTISHANDQEIRKKIKNSLDMAFSDKASKTTKQILL
- the recR gene encoding recombination mediator RecR, whose amino-acid sequence is MNINIKNLINAFSKLPSLGPSLSRRLVTYLLQNKEKIMLPIASMIKELADCIIECEVCGNLDVKSPCAICTNPKRDYKMLCIVEEIGDLWALEKGSIYLGMYHVLGGRLSAINGIGPKELNLDNILKRVTESKTEEIIIAINPTLEGQVTAQYIIELLRNLNVKISHLAYGIPMGGEIDYLDEGTLKAALTSRKEYEK